In a genomic window of Fimbriiglobus ruber:
- a CDS encoding RNA polymerase sigma factor has product MPAKPLNKLVPFLRRAVREDKASLTDQELLDSYLNDNSSEAIEALVHRHGPMVWGVCRRLSISHHDAEDAFQATFLVLFRKAQDIAPRSMLANWLYGVALQTARKARSVASKRRGRETLVAEMPDQAAPEHDSWNEIRPLLDRELELLPAPYRVAIVLCDLEGKTRQEAAVQLGLPEGRWRADWCGQGLCWPSV; this is encoded by the coding sequence GTGCCGGCCAAGCCACTGAACAAATTGGTGCCATTTCTCCGTCGGGCGGTTCGGGAGGACAAGGCAAGTTTAACCGATCAGGAATTATTGGATTCCTATTTGAACGACAACAGTAGTGAGGCAATCGAGGCGCTGGTGCATCGACACGGGCCAATGGTATGGGGTGTCTGCCGCCGCCTGTCGATCTCCCACCACGACGCCGAAGATGCGTTTCAGGCCACATTCCTCGTTCTCTTCAGGAAGGCGCAGGACATCGCACCAAGATCGATGCTGGCCAACTGGCTTTATGGCGTGGCGCTACAGACGGCCAGGAAGGCACGATCGGTTGCTTCCAAACGGCGAGGAAGGGAGACGCTTGTGGCGGAGATGCCGGACCAGGCCGCCCCTGAGCATGATTCCTGGAATGAGATACGCCCTCTACTCGATCGGGAATTGGAACTGTTACCCGCCCCGTATCGAGTCGCCATCGTGCTGTGTGATTTAGAAGGCAAGACTCGGCAGGAGGCCGCAGTACAGCTCGGCCTGCCGGAGGGACGGTGGCGAGCCGATTGGTGCGGGCAAGGGCTCTGCTGGCCAAGCGTTTAG
- a CDS encoding Lar family restriction alleviation protein produces the protein MTKPELKICPFCGGEPKSRKSDLGPPYQTSFVRCTNCRAEIGRCDLDAAVYWNTRTAAGADTAASAGLSTEPAEGSQSLIEKLAARADRADMWTGETPVIWLKEAEDIVRQHDTELCRYGWNPERADMPVYDKNGIRCVALSQACEPVELTEAERREAVEAMTARIIKEAFALEGIPIKAIFAENLLGQAALSALLERYELRRRK, from the coding sequence ATGACCAAGCCGGAACTCAAAATCTGCCCTTTCTGCGGTGGAGAGCCGAAAAGCCGCAAATCCGACTTGGGACCACCTTACCAGACATCTTTTGTACGATGCACGAATTGCCGCGCGGAGATAGGGAGATGCGACCTGGATGCGGCAGTCTATTGGAACACCCGGACCGCCGCAGGGGCCGATACCGCTGCAAGTGCTGGGCTTAGCACCGAACCGGCGGAAGGCTCTCAGTCGTTGATAGAGAAGTTGGCTGCAAGAGCCGATCGGGCAGATATGTGGACCGGCGAAACGCCTGTCATCTGGCTGAAGGAAGCTGAGGACATCGTCCGCCAGCATGACACCGAACTATGCCGATACGGCTGGAACCCGGAACGAGCCGACATGCCGGTCTACGACAAGAACGGCATTCGGTGCGTAGCTCTTTCTCAAGCGTGTGAACCCGTCGAACTGACCGAAGCCGAAAGGCGGGAAGCGGTGGAAGCGATGACGGCACGGATCATTAAGGAAGCCTTCGCTTTGGAAGGAATTCCAATCAAGGCCATCTTCGCCGAGAACCTCCTCGGCCAAGCAGCCCTCTCCGCCCTGCTGGAACGCTATGAACTGCGGAGGCGGAAATGA
- the mobF gene encoding MobF family relaxase translates to MLRINAIPNSASAKKYYSVADYMIEGQEQTAHWHGKGAALLGLEGTVAKEDFERLCDNLHPKSGLQLTAKHLENRRVGYDLTFSVSKSISILYALGQDDRLPNEFRGAVADTMAEIEREMSTRVRRKGADFDRKTGNLIWADFTHHTSRPINGTPDPQLHVHAVVFNATWDSEEKQWKAGQFGGIKADAPYFQAMFRTRLANRLQALGYEIRKTKDDFEVTGVPERTIKEFSRRTTLIEKTADLLGIKKPETKAKLGATTREPKKEGQTWDSLVKGWEDRITLRERHAIHETVAHKETLPELANAAALDWAMRHSFERSSVVPERDLVTTALKHGLGSVTPEGIYKELGSRKDLIRREVDGRTMVTTRGVLNEERKILEFAQKGRGRWKPLGKAEDRGVVTPVVLPHNAASSPFEQAVSTGSTLTPTSPAAHSQPMEGAGKIKELPADPDLVTNLSNGQEKGRPDESKRPSNPQKLDTAYGSTCNESDIVTLTLAEQPKKVDLTPSQLAAVRHAWYSRDPLILIRGAAGTGKTHMTKALLKGVDVPWVILAPSAEASRGVLRREGFENAETLAKFLLDEETQQKARNGLIVLDEASLAGAHDMARLIQVADSIHARVLLLGDRRQHKSVARGDVLTLLEDRAGLPVAEVSEIRRQGGEYREAVKLASQGRVSDAFEKLDRLGWVKQGGDIAGDYVSAIRDGKSVLVVSPTHAEGDQVTAVIRARLKQEGRLKGEEKTFDGLSPVHLTEAERSESANLEGRVAVFVRSAGTHKAGDRVGVDAGNRDELAQRAKSIAVYDRSSLALAIGDSVRITANGKDLSGNHRLNNGSTYTVDGFTDAGNIRLNNSWVISKDFGHLAPGYVVTSHASQGRTVDRVLIAQSAQSFRASGKEQFYVSISRGRERATVYTSDKASLYEAIQRDDQRMLASELVRAPRKGIKDKLKKRVAFLRELGSRVMDGVRSRGMEKRRDLTHELG, encoded by the coding sequence ATGCTGAGGATCAACGCCATCCCCAACTCTGCCTCAGCGAAGAAATATTATTCGGTCGCCGATTATATGATCGAGGGCCAGGAGCAAACCGCCCACTGGCACGGCAAGGGTGCTGCCCTCCTCGGCCTCGAAGGAACCGTAGCAAAGGAAGACTTCGAGCGCCTCTGCGACAACCTCCACCCCAAAAGCGGCCTCCAGCTAACCGCAAAACACCTGGAGAACCGCCGAGTTGGATACGACCTGACTTTCAGTGTCAGCAAGTCCATCTCCATCCTCTACGCCCTTGGTCAAGACGATCGTCTCCCCAATGAATTCCGTGGCGCTGTAGCCGACACGATGGCCGAGATCGAACGAGAGATGTCCACCCGCGTCCGAAGGAAGGGCGCCGACTTCGATCGTAAAACCGGCAACCTAATCTGGGCAGATTTCACGCACCACACTTCAAGACCCATCAACGGAACCCCAGACCCTCAGCTTCACGTTCATGCCGTGGTCTTTAACGCGACCTGGGACAGCGAAGAAAAACAGTGGAAAGCCGGGCAATTCGGAGGCATCAAAGCCGATGCTCCTTACTTTCAAGCAATGTTCCGCACCCGCTTGGCAAACCGCCTCCAAGCCCTGGGATACGAAATCCGCAAAACGAAGGACGACTTTGAAGTCACCGGAGTTCCCGAACGAACCATCAAGGAATTCTCCCGCCGAACAACACTCATCGAGAAAACCGCGGACTTACTTGGAATCAAGAAACCCGAGACCAAAGCCAAACTCGGTGCCACTACCAGGGAACCCAAGAAAGAAGGCCAGACCTGGGACTCTCTTGTGAAGGGATGGGAGGACAGAATAACTCTCCGGGAACGCCACGCCATCCATGAAACGGTCGCTCACAAAGAGACTCTCCCTGAACTCGCCAACGCCGCTGCTCTCGATTGGGCGATGCGGCACAGCTTTGAGCGTTCCTCTGTCGTTCCTGAACGTGATCTCGTAACCACCGCCCTGAAGCATGGTCTCGGCTCGGTTACTCCCGAAGGCATCTACAAGGAACTGGGAAGCCGTAAGGACCTCATCCGCCGCGAAGTCGACGGCAGAACGATGGTCACGACGAGAGGAGTCTTAAACGAAGAGCGGAAGATTCTGGAGTTCGCTCAAAAGGGAAGGGGCAGGTGGAAGCCGTTGGGGAAAGCAGAAGACCGGGGCGTGGTGACCCCGGTCGTGTTGCCGCATAATGCCGCATCCTCTCCATTCGAGCAAGCGGTTTCTACTGGCAGCACCCTCACCCCCACATCTCCCGCGGCTCATAGCCAACCGATGGAAGGCGCAGGCAAGATAAAGGAATTACCTGCCGATCCCGACCTTGTCACAAACCTATCCAACGGTCAAGAAAAAGGCCGCCCCGACGAATCGAAGCGGCCTTCAAACCCGCAAAAGTTGGACACTGCTTACGGATCGACGTGTAACGAGTCCGATATTGTCACACTTACCCTCGCTGAGCAACCGAAAAAGGTCGACCTCACCCCCTCCCAACTCGCAGCCGTCCGTCATGCCTGGTACTCCCGCGATCCCCTGATCCTCATCAGAGGTGCTGCCGGCACCGGCAAGACGCACATGACGAAAGCCCTCCTAAAAGGAGTTGATGTCCCCTGGGTGATCCTCGCGCCTTCCGCTGAAGCCTCCCGTGGCGTTCTCCGCCGCGAGGGCTTTGAGAACGCAGAAACCCTCGCGAAGTTCCTCCTTGATGAAGAAACCCAACAGAAAGCCCGCAACGGCCTCATCGTCCTCGACGAAGCTTCTCTCGCGGGCGCTCACGACATGGCTCGTCTCATTCAGGTAGCTGACTCAATCCACGCCAGAGTTCTCCTCCTGGGCGACCGCCGCCAGCACAAGAGCGTTGCCCGTGGTGATGTCCTGACCTTACTCGAAGACCGCGCCGGCCTACCGGTAGCCGAGGTTTCAGAAATCCGCCGTCAGGGTGGTGAGTACCGCGAGGCCGTGAAACTCGCCAGTCAGGGTAGAGTTTCAGATGCTTTCGAGAAGCTTGACAGGCTCGGTTGGGTGAAGCAGGGTGGCGACATCGCCGGAGATTACGTATCCGCGATCCGTGACGGGAAGTCGGTACTCGTTGTAAGCCCAACGCACGCCGAGGGAGACCAGGTCACTGCGGTGATTCGGGCACGTCTGAAACAGGAGGGGAGGCTGAAGGGTGAGGAGAAGACATTTGACGGGCTATCGCCTGTGCATCTTACCGAAGCGGAACGGTCTGAATCAGCCAATCTCGAAGGGCGTGTGGCGGTATTCGTTCGATCTGCGGGCACTCATAAAGCTGGAGACCGCGTGGGGGTCGACGCGGGAAACCGTGACGAGCTTGCCCAGCGAGCGAAGTCTATTGCCGTATACGATCGTTCGTCGCTCGCTCTCGCGATTGGCGACTCCGTCAGGATCACCGCCAACGGCAAAGACCTCTCCGGAAACCACCGCCTGAACAACGGCTCCACTTACACGGTGGACGGCTTCACCGATGCCGGGAACATCCGCCTCAACAACAGCTGGGTCATCTCCAAAGACTTCGGGCATCTCGCGCCGGGATATGTCGTGACCAGCCATGCTTCGCAAGGCCGCACCGTCGATCGAGTCCTCATAGCCCAGTCCGCCCAGTCGTTCCGTGCCTCCGGGAAAGAACAGTTCTACGTCTCGATAAGTCGAGGCCGCGAACGCGCGACGGTCTACACCTCAGACAAAGCGAGCCTTTACGAAGCGATCCAACGGGACGATCAACGGATGCTTGCGTCCGAGCTCGTTCGGGCTCCGCGTAAGGGAATCAAAGACAAGCTCAAGAAACGGGTAGCATTCCTGCGCGAGCTTGGATCCCGAGTCATGGACGGCGTGAGAAGTCGGGGAATGGAAAAACGCCGCGATCTTACCCACGAGTTGGGGTAA
- a CDS encoding HNH endonuclease signature motif containing protein: MVSINRLMQFNIREVPGLPNVFVSATGTAYRRVKGPSNVLVPRKGYQGKNGYLVVGVDCYPHYIHRLVADAFLTPALNGNVVRHLDGNKLNNSVENLLWGTQRENCQDTERHGRNPKGTQRYNAKLTDDAVLQIRELWKAGVRSPVIAKRFGISHSHARDIGNRKKWNHI; the protein is encoded by the coding sequence GTGGTTTCGATCAATCGGTTGATGCAGTTCAATATCCGCGAAGTCCCAGGACTTCCGAACGTCTTCGTGTCGGCGACAGGCACTGCTTATCGTCGGGTCAAAGGACCATCCAATGTCCTTGTCCCCCGAAAAGGCTACCAAGGGAAAAATGGATATCTGGTAGTCGGCGTTGACTGTTACCCTCACTACATTCACCGGCTCGTCGCTGACGCTTTCCTGACACCCGCTTTGAACGGGAACGTCGTCCGCCATTTAGATGGAAATAAGCTAAACAACTCAGTCGAAAACCTCCTTTGGGGTACGCAACGAGAGAACTGCCAAGACACTGAGCGACATGGCAGAAATCCGAAGGGAACGCAACGATACAACGCGAAGCTCACGGACGATGCTGTCTTACAGATTCGTGAGTTGTGGAAGGCCGGCGTTCGATCTCCGGTTATTGCAAAACGTTTTGGCATCAGCCATTCCCATGCTCGGGATATCGGAAATCGCAAAAAGTGGAACCACATCTGA
- a CDS encoding HNH endonuclease, with protein sequence MDDNTLHHPYAERNEDYAGAVCWLLWSRKTNSFHQRQSLVDVEDFEAVKHLPWKMQKVGKKRYWRVCYGSAGETRYLARHLLNFPENSIVDHANRDTLDDRRKNLRTCTVAQNNLNRPGTGTSRKGIVWSPIRKKWRVVAAGYLIGHFEDEDEAVRAYNRYMLHHVGEFAYLNPNK encoded by the coding sequence ATGGATGACAACACGCTACACCACCCCTACGCCGAGCGCAACGAAGATTACGCAGGAGCGGTTTGCTGGCTCCTATGGAGTCGAAAGACGAACTCTTTCCACCAACGGCAATCGCTTGTTGATGTTGAGGATTTTGAAGCTGTGAAGCATCTGCCGTGGAAGATGCAAAAGGTTGGGAAGAAACGGTATTGGAGGGTATGTTACGGGTCGGCAGGCGAAACAAGGTATCTCGCTCGTCACCTTCTTAATTTCCCGGAGAATTCGATTGTCGATCATGCGAACCGGGACACGTTAGATGATAGAAGGAAGAATCTGCGAACATGCACTGTGGCACAGAATAACCTGAATCGACCTGGCACCGGCACTTCTCGTAAGGGAATCGTTTGGTCGCCTATAAGGAAAAAATGGAGAGTCGTTGCGGCTGGCTACCTCATCGGCCATTTTGAAGATGAGGACGAGGCAGTACGGGCTTATAATCGCTATATGTTGCATCATGTTGGAGAATTCGCCTATTTAAATCCGAATAAATAA
- a CDS encoding VOC family protein: MNVHELTPILNVSDMAASFAWFEKLGWKKAWDWGEPPTFGAVECGKVGIFLCLNGQGSRGDPEPVQPGDTKTGGVWMSWWVESPSAVDAAHDFALKHGMTVTRAPLDETWGVREFHLRHPDGHTFRVSAGLGKG, from the coding sequence ATGAACGTCCACGAACTCACCCCAATCCTGAATGTTTCCGATATGGCGGCGAGCTTCGCATGGTTTGAGAAGCTCGGCTGGAAGAAAGCCTGGGATTGGGGTGAACCGCCGACCTTCGGGGCCGTCGAGTGCGGAAAGGTGGGCATCTTCCTGTGCCTGAATGGTCAGGGTTCACGAGGCGATCCAGAGCCCGTGCAGCCCGGGGACACCAAGACCGGCGGTGTTTGGATGAGCTGGTGGGTGGAATCACCGTCCGCAGTCGACGCCGCGCACGACTTTGCTCTGAAACACGGGATGACAGTCACAAGGGCGCCGCTCGACGAGACTTGGGGCGTCCGCGAATTTCATCTCCGTCACCCGGATGGGCACACCTTCCGAGTGAGCGCCGGACTCGGGAAGGGATGA
- a CDS encoding DUF4142 domain-containing protein, producing MFRTTALLTLMMTLPFAASVQAQEKEKADTAFLTKVIPGIAASIKIIEYSEKNSSDEKVKDFAERVAKQHKGALKTAKEHAKRLKVEASADPDKDSKEMIDKLSKLTGTDLDVAFLKWLSHIHHDTTLFDNEVKNGADADLKAFAKSSIDSGNEHLKEANELLAKIKK from the coding sequence ATGTTCAGGACCACTGCTCTTTTGACGCTGATGATGACCCTGCCGTTTGCGGCATCGGTTCAGGCGCAAGAGAAAGAGAAGGCAGACACGGCTTTCCTGACCAAAGTGATCCCAGGAATCGCGGCGTCAATCAAAATCATCGAGTATTCGGAAAAGAATTCATCCGACGAGAAGGTCAAAGACTTTGCCGAGCGGGTGGCGAAACAGCACAAGGGGGCTCTAAAAACCGCGAAGGAACACGCAAAGCGGCTCAAAGTCGAGGCCTCTGCCGACCCAGACAAAGATAGCAAGGAAATGATCGACAAACTGTCCAAGCTCACGGGCACCGATCTCGATGTCGCATTTCTGAAGTGGTTGAGCCACATTCATCACGATACCACGTTGTTTGACAACGAGGTCAAAAACGGAGCGGACGCGGACCTCAAAGCCTTTGCGAAAAGCTCAATTGACTCCGGCAACGAGCATTTGAAAGAAGCGAACGAACTTCTGGCCAAGATTAAGAAGTAG